One window of the Pseudochaenichthys georgianus chromosome 21, fPseGeo1.2, whole genome shotgun sequence genome contains the following:
- the galnt3 gene encoding polypeptide N-acetylgalactosaminyltransferase 3, with the protein MSVQSQTALHSRRMTVLRRVLRRRLHPVQLVVVALVFVTLFFFIQWEVASQNQQEDPWLRGMAVKRDAMLGMVMGAVNNLKDAMPKMQIRAPVRQQDNAERVSCPPGHYTAAELRPALERPPQDPMWPGAAGKPFHTDSLSPEEQKEKEKGEEKHCFNLYASDRISLSRDLGADTRPPECIEQTFKRCPPLPTTSVIIVFHNEGWSTLLRTVYSVLHTSPTILLKEIILVDDASVDDVLKDGLDDYLKRLSIVRVVRQRERKGLITARLLGASVATGDTLTFLDAHCECFNGWLEPLLARIAENHTAVVSPDITTIDLNTFEFIKPSPYGQNHNRGNFDWSLSFGWESLPDHERQRRKDETYPIKTPTFAGGLFSISKDYFYHIGSYDEEMEIWGGENIEMSFRVWQCGGQLEIIPCSIVGHVFRTKSPHTFPKGTQVIARNQVRLAEVWMDDYKDIFYHRNQQAAQISKDKAFGGIAQRLDLRARLQCKSFSWYLKNVYPEVFMPDLNPLHFGSVKNVGKDSCLDVGENNDGGKQLIMYPCHGLEGNQYFEFSTRHEIRHNIQKELCLHWAEGTVKLEDCQYKGGKTLVGAEQKWELKDNQLFYMPGGNMCLSARHEHPSLALCNPSDRYQLWTFV; encoded by the exons atgtcaGTCCAAAGCCAGACTGCTCTCCACTCAAGAAGAATGACAGTTCTCCGCAGAGTGCTCCGAAGGCGACTGCACCCAGTACAACTGGTCGTAGTGGCCCTTGTCTTCGTCACATTATTTTTCTTCATACAATGGGAGGTTGCTAGCCAAAACCAACAGGAGGACCCATGGCTAAGGGGGATGGCAGTGAAGCGGGATGCCATGCTGGGGATGGTGATGGGAGCTGTTAATAACTTAAAGGATGCCATGCCAAAGATGCAGATCAGAGCCCCTGTTCGCCAGCAGGACAATGCAGAGAGGGTGTCATGTCCACCGGGTCACTACACTGCTGCTGAGCTCAGGCCGGCTCTGGAGCGGCCCCCTCAGGACCCTATGTGGCCTGGAGCTGCTGGGAAACCTTTCCACACAGACTCACTGAGCCCTGAGGAACAGAAGGAGAAAGAGAAGGGTGAAGAGAAACACTGCTTTAACCTGTATGCCAGCGACCGCATCTCCTTGAGCAGAGACCTGGGCGCAGACACGAGACCACCGGA ATGCATTGAGCAAACCTTCAAGCGATGCCCCCCCTTGCCGACCACCAGTGTGATAATTGTGTTTCACAATGAAGGTTGGAGTACCCTGCTAAGGACAGTATACAGTGTCCTCCATACCTCACCTACAATTCTTCTCAAGGAGATCATCCTGGTGGACGACGCCAGTGTGGATG ATGTGTTGAAGGACGGGCTGGATGATTATTTGAAGCGCCTGAGTATTGTTCGAGTTGTGCGCCAGCGTGAAAGAAAAGGACTCATCACCGCTCGGCTGCTAGGTGCCTCCGTGGCCACAGGCGACACGCTTACCTTTCTGGATGCCCACT GTGAATGCTTTAATGGGTGGCTGGAGCCCCTGCTGGCCAGGATAGCTGAGAACCACACCGCAGTAGTGAGTCCAGATATAACCACCATCGATCTCAACACTTTTGAGTTCATCAAACCCTCCCCATATGGGCAGAATCACAACCGGGGTAACTTTGACTGGAGCCTTTCCTTCGGCTGGGAGAGTCTGCCAGATCACGAGAGACAAAGGAGGAAGGATGAAACATACCCTATCAA GACTCCCACATTTGCTGGTGGGCTCTTCTCCATCTCAAAAGACTACTTCTACCATATTGGGAGCTACGATGAAGAAATGGAAATCTGGGGCGGCGAGAATATTGAAATGTCATTTAGG GTGTGGCAGTGTGGCGGACAGCTGGAGATCATTCCTTGCTCCattgtcggccatgttttccgTACCAAGAGCCCCCACACCTTCCCAAAGGGCACACAAGTGATAGCACGTAACCAGGTTCGACTGGCGGAGGTCTGGATGGACGACTACAAGGACATATTTTACCACCGTAACCAGCAAGCTGCGCAGATATCAAAAGAT AAAGCTTTTGGAGGGATCGCCCAGCGACTGGACCTCCGTGCGCGGCTGCAGTGCAAGAGCTTCTCGTGGTATTTGAAGAACGTTTATCCAGAAGTCTTCATGCCTGATCTCAACCCACTCCACTTTGGCTCA GTGAAAAATGTCGGCAAGGACTCCTGTCTGGATGTTGGAGAGAACAATGACGGTGGGAAACAGCTGATCATGTACCCGTGTCACGGACTAGAAGGAAACCAG TATTTTGAGTTCTCAACACGTCATGAGATTAGGCACAACATTCAAAAGGAGCTGTGTTTGCACTGGGCCGAGGGGACTGTGAAACTGGAGGACTGCCAGTATAAAGGCGGGAAAACATTAGTGGGAGCAGAGCAAAAATGGGAACTGAAGGAT AACCAGTTATTCTACATGCCAGGAGGGAACATGTGTCTGAGTGCCCGTCACGAGCATCCCTCTCTGGCCCTCTGCAACCCCTCGGACAGATACCAGCTCTGGACCTTCGTCTGA
- the csrnp3 gene encoding cysteine/serine-rich nuclear protein 3, protein MSGILKRKFEEVEASSSPCSSLRESDDEVSCSESGDSSDSVNPSASGPFTPDSILKREKRLRTRRVHFENVTVYYFSRRQGFTSVPSQGGSTLGMSNRHSWIRQYSLGEFAVEQERIHRDMLRDHLKEEKLNSIKLRLTKNGTVESEEANTLTADDISDDDIDLDNTEVDEYFFLQPLTTKKRRALLRSSGVKKIDVEEKHELRAIRMSREDCGCDCRVFCDPETCACSLAGIKCQVDRMSFPCGCTKEGCTNATGRVEFNPIRVRTHFLHTIMKLELEKSREQQQVSPNNGYRSETTDLGAGNPLVQSQPRLEYSMSDTIPQTPSMHLQAADGMEEQLDDEDEEEDEEEEEEEEIEDDDEDEEDSSSVCSGLSDSSTQSLANSDSEDDEEDEEDEEKSQGVMATPPLSHTEVVPLSSVLCYSDGSVTHDNNMNGNNYLMNSSPAEYYQLGSSAEVSNGQTSRPSEPYGESLAFQEPVGTSNSSPAQGQLNMSAEQYTDFSNQAGEQYTANQHLTLTNVSAAAAAAAPLTSYTDDPEKKPSSKAAFVEQPDSKTQLKNYLNNNTQGSYSSLCVTADQSQQESAVNGHSDMTLLANSTKNLPLPDHCPEVTAM, encoded by the exons ATGAGTGGAATACTGAAAAGGAAATTTGAGGAGGTGGaagcctcctcctccccctgctCTTCCTTGCGGGAGTCTGATGATGAGGTCTCCTGCAGTGAGAGTGGGGATAGCAGTGACAGTGTCAACCCCTCTGCCTCAGGCCCTTTCACCC CTGACTCGATATTGAAGAGAGAGAAGCGCCTGCGGACGAGGAGGGTGCATTTTGAGAATGTGACGGTGTACTACTTCAGCCGGCGGCAGGGCTTCACCAGCGTGCCCAGCCAGGGAGGCAGCACACTGGGCATGTCCAACAGGCACAGCTGGATCAGGCAGTACTCCCTTGGAGAATTTGCCGTGGAGCAGGAGAGGATCCACAGAGACATGCTTAGAGATCACCTGAAGGAggaaaaactcaattcaatcaAACTCAGG CTGACTAAGAATGGCACGGTGGAGTCTGAAGAGGCCAACACACTCACAGCAGACGACATTTCTGACGACGACATAGATCTGGACAACACAGAAGTGGACGAGTACTTCTTCCTGCAGCCTCTTACCACTAAAAAGCGCCGGGCCCTGCTGCGCTCCTCTGGGGTCAAGAAgattgatgtggaagagaaacATGAACTGCGGGCCATCCGGATGTCCAGAGAGGACTGTGGCTGTGATTGCAGAGTCTTCTGTGACCCAGAAACCTGCGCCTGCAGCCTCGCAGGGATCAAGTGCCAG GTGGACCGTATGTCATTTCCATGTGGCTGCACAAAAGAGGGCTGCACCAACGCAACTGGGAGAGTGGAGTTTAATCCCATCCGTGTTCGGACCCACTTCCTGCACACCATAATGAAGCTGGAGCTGGAGAAGAGCCGTGAGCAGCAACAGGTGTCCCCCAACAACGGTTACCGTAGCGAAACCACCGACCTGGGAGCTGGAAACCCTCTGGTTCAGTCCCAGCCAAGGTTGGAGTACTCTATGTCGGACACCATTCCACAGACTCCCAGCATGCACCTGCAAGCCGCGGACGGGATGGAAGAGCAGCTAGATGACGAGGACGAGgaagaagatgaagaggaggaggaagaggaggagattgaGGACGACgatgaggacgaagaggatagtAGCAGCGTTTGCAGCGGACTGTCTGACTCCAGCACCCAGAGCTTGGCCAACAGCGACTCTGAGGAcgacgaggaggatgaggaagacGAAGAGAAGTCTCAGGGCGTCATGGCGACCCCGCCACTGTCCCACACTGAGGTCGTCCCCTTGTCGTCAGTGCTTTGTTACAGCGATGGCTCTGTGACTCATGATAAcaacatgaatggaaacaattaCTTAATGAACTCGTCTCCGGCTGAGTACTATCAGCTGGGGAGCTCCGCTGAGGTCTCTAACGGACAAACCAGCCGACCCAGTGAACCGTACGGAGAGTCCTTAGCATTCCAAGAGCCAGTTGGCACTAGCAACAGCAGCCCGGCCCAAGGACAGCTCAACATGTCTGCCGAGCAGTACACAGACTTCTCTAATCAGGCTGGGGAACAATACACAGCTAATCAACATCTCACGCTGACCAAcgtttctgctgctgctgctgctgccgccccTTTGACCTCCTACACAGATGATCCGGAGAAAAAGCCGTCGTCCAAAGCAGCGTTTGTGGAGCAGCCTGACAGCAAGACACAGTTAAAAAACTACCTGAACAATAACACCCAGGGTTCCTACAGTAGCTTGTGTGTGACAGCTGATCAGTCGCAGCAAGAGTCAGCTGTTAATGGCCATTCTGACATGACCTTACTAGCAAACAGCACTAAGAACCTCCCTTTACCAGACCATTGCCCCGAGGTCACAGCCATGTAA